TGATTGACGATGATACTAACCTGTTTTCACGCATCACGCCCCCGATACAAACATTCGAGGGCAGGCATCACGCATCACGCATCACGCAGGTATGGATGAGTCATGGCGATAGGGTTAAAAAAATGCCGAGGGGTTTCAAAGCCATTGCCCACAGCAAAAATTCTCCGATTTGTGCAATGAAAGATGAATATAGAAAAATCTACGGAGTTCAGTTTCACCCTGAAGTTGTGCATACACCCAAAGGCAAGGAAATCATAAAAAACTTTTTGTTCAAAATATGCGGATGCAAACCTGTCTGGACAATGAAATCATTTATAGACGGCGCTGTGCATGAAATACGAGAAAAAGTCGGCGATAGCGGCATTGTCTGCGGATTAAGCGGAGGCGTTGATTCAGCAGTAACAGCAGTTTTAATTCATAAGGCAATAGGCGGGCAATTAACCTGCATATTTGTTGATAATGGACTTTTGCGCAAAGACGAGACAAAAAAAGTTGAGACAGTTTTTAGAAAACACTTTCACATAAATTTAATCTGTATTGACGCCAGTAAAAGATTTTTAAATAAATTAAAAGGCATTGAAGACCCTGAAAAAAAGCGGAAAATAATCGGCAATGAATTTATAAGGGTATTTGAGGATGAGGCGTCAAAAATAAAAAAGGGGCAAGGGGCAAGGGGCAAGGGGCAAGAGGTGGGTTTTCTTGCGCAAGGGACATTATACCCTGATGTAATTGAGAGCGTTTCATTTAAAGGACCATCAGCAACAATAAAAAGCCACCACAATGTAGGCGGCTTATTGAAAAATATGAAACTAAAATTGGTTGAGCCGCTTCGGGAATTATTCAAAGATGAGGTAAGGGTTTTGGGCAGGGAACTAGGCATGCCAGAGGAAGTCATAAACCGCCATCCATTCCCTGGACCGGGACTTGCCATAAGGATTTTAGGCGAGGTTACAGATGAAAGGTGCAATATATTAAGAAATGCCGATGCAATAGTTTTAGAGGAAATCAAAAATGCAGGACTCTATACAAAAATCTGGCAGGCATTTGCGGTTTTACTGCCAATCAAAACAGTCGGCGTTATGGGCGAT
This sequence is a window from Deltaproteobacteria bacterium. Protein-coding genes within it:
- the guaA gene encoding glutamine-hydrolyzing GMP synthase, which produces MDIHKQKILILDFGSQYTQLIARRVREQKVYCEIHPFNIGLAQIKLFNPKGIILSGGPSSVYDKDAPSISKEVFGLNIPILGICYGMQITAHILGGKVEKSSHREYGSAELVIDDDTNLFSRITPPIQTFEGRHHASRITQVWMSHGDRVKKMPRGFKAIAHSKNSPICAMKDEYRKIYGVQFHPEVVHTPKGKEIIKNFLFKICGCKPVWTMKSFIDGAVHEIREKVGDSGIVCGLSGGVDSAVTAVLIHKAIGGQLTCIFVDNGLLRKDETKKVETVFRKHFHINLICIDASKRFLNKLKGIEDPEKKRKIIGNEFIRVFEDEASKIKKGQGARGKGQEVGFLAQGTLYPDVIESVSFKGPSATIKSHHNVGGLLKNMKLKLVEPLRELFKDEVRVLGRELGMPEEVINRHPFPGPGLAIRILGEVTDERCNILRNADAIVLEEIKNAGLYTKIWQAFAVLLPIKTVGVMGDERTYENVLAVRAVESVDGMTADWVKLPYDLMARLSSRIINEVRGINRVVYDISSKPPSTIEWE